In one Neobacillus sp. CF12 genomic region, the following are encoded:
- a CDS encoding acetaldehyde dehydrogenase (acetylating), translating into MRVLTKIKAAILGSGNIGTDLMYKILKNDGNMELALVSGIDPNSEGLARAKEKGIAVSHHGIDPILEDPEIKIVFDATSAKAHKLNAQALQEQGKLAVDMTPAAIGPFVVPTVNLHDHLEAMNVNLISCGGQATTPLVHAVNRVVPVHYAEVIATAASLSIGPGTRQNVDEFVRTTANAVQQIGGAKIARAIPVFNPAQPPINMTNSVYVVIKEEFDEAAVIESVQSIAAEISSYVPGYRLKGTPFVDYRETPWGRLPTVVIMNEVVGAGDFFPTYAGNLDIMTASAYRVGDVYAAHFLSAKEVTR; encoded by the coding sequence GTGAGGGTCTTGACGAAAATAAAAGCAGCGATTTTAGGATCGGGTAATATAGGAACAGACTTGATGTATAAAATTTTAAAAAATGATGGAAACATGGAGTTAGCCTTGGTGTCAGGAATTGACCCAAATTCTGAAGGTCTAGCGAGAGCGAAAGAAAAAGGAATTGCCGTTAGCCATCATGGAATTGATCCGATTCTGGAAGATCCAGAGATTAAGATTGTGTTTGATGCAACAAGTGCGAAAGCCCATAAATTGAATGCGCAAGCACTACAAGAACAAGGGAAATTAGCCGTTGATATGACTCCGGCAGCGATTGGACCGTTTGTCGTGCCAACCGTTAATTTACATGATCATCTTGAAGCAATGAACGTTAACTTGATTTCTTGCGGCGGTCAGGCGACGACACCACTTGTCCACGCCGTCAATCGCGTAGTACCTGTTCATTATGCAGAAGTTATTGCGACAGCGGCTAGTCTATCGATTGGACCGGGAACAAGACAAAATGTCGATGAATTTGTTCGCACAACGGCAAATGCGGTTCAACAAATTGGTGGAGCGAAAATTGCGAGAGCCATTCCTGTTTTTAATCCAGCGCAGCCGCCTATTAATATGACGAATTCCGTCTATGTAGTGATTAAAGAAGAATTTGATGAGGCAGCGGTCATTGAGTCGGTTCAATCGATTGCAGCTGAGATTTCTAGCTATGTTCCAGGCTATCGTTTAAAAGGTACGCCATTTGTTGATTATCGTGAAACTCCATGGGGCCGCTTGCCAACGGTGGTCATCATGAATGAAGTAGTTGGAGCGGGAGATTTCTTCCCTACCTATGCCGGGAATTTAGATATCATGACTGCCTCCGCTTACCGAGTCGGTGATGTCTATGCCGCACATTTTCTTTCTGCTAAGGAGGTAACACGATGA
- a CDS encoding catechol 2,3-dioxygenase, producing MTIFKEPIFDVAQLAHVEILSPKLEQSVEFFTRFLGMEVTARSGGSVFLRAYEDFYHNTLKITESKEAGVGHVAWRATSPQALQRRVEEIEKTGFGKGWIDGDIGHGKAYQFTTPDGHLMEILWDVEYYNVSEEQRSKLLNRPSKRPDRGVPVRRLDHINLMTSNPGVDTNFLIDNLGFRLREQIQDNGHVLGSWISVSNLVHEIAYMQEPTGVKGKLHHLCYWYGIPQNLYDVADLLKDHDFKIEVPPNKHGVSQAFCMYVIEPGGNRIELFGDAGYIISDPAWKPVIWEMKDVPGNGDTWIGTEFPVSWWTQGTPLTVSEAVEKEVVKP from the coding sequence ATGACTATTTTTAAAGAACCAATTTTTGATGTAGCACAACTCGCACACGTGGAGATTCTTTCTCCAAAACTAGAACAATCTGTTGAATTTTTTACTAGATTTCTAGGAATGGAAGTAACGGCTCGTTCTGGAGGATCCGTTTTCCTTCGTGCTTATGAAGATTTTTACCATAATACATTAAAAATCACTGAATCAAAAGAAGCAGGGGTTGGTCATGTTGCCTGGCGTGCAACATCCCCTCAAGCACTACAGCGCCGTGTAGAAGAAATTGAAAAAACGGGATTTGGAAAAGGATGGATCGACGGAGATATCGGTCATGGAAAAGCGTATCAATTTACTACTCCTGATGGTCATTTAATGGAAATTCTTTGGGACGTAGAATATTACAATGTTTCAGAGGAGCAGCGCTCAAAACTATTAAACCGTCCATCTAAACGCCCAGATCGCGGGGTACCGGTTCGACGCTTGGATCATATCAATCTAATGACTTCCAATCCTGGAGTTGATACGAACTTTTTAATCGACAATCTTGGCTTCCGTTTAAGAGAGCAAATTCAAGATAATGGTCATGTCCTGGGAAGTTGGATCAGTGTCTCCAATCTTGTCCATGAAATTGCGTATATGCAAGAGCCTACTGGCGTGAAAGGAAAGCTTCATCATCTATGCTACTGGTACGGCATTCCGCAAAATCTTTATGACGTGGCTGATCTCCTTAAAGATCATGATTTTAAAATTGAAGTTCCACCTAATAAGCATGGGGTTTCCCAAGCATTCTGTATGTATGTGATTGAACCAGGCGGCAACCGCATCGAATTGTTCGGAGATGCAGGCTATATCATTAGTGATCCAGCTTGGAAGCCAGTGATTTGGGAAATGAAGGACGTTCCTGGCAACGGCGATACTTGGATTGGAACTGAATTCCCAGTATCCTGGTGGACCCAAGGAACACCACTAACCGTTAGTGAAGCAGTTGAAAAAGAAGTTGTAAAACCTTAA
- a CDS encoding IclR family transcriptional regulator — translation MIQEQEKLLSSVKNAIRILRAFKMDQPQKGVRELAKELGLGKSSVQRILTTLASEGLVNKNKETNKFELGLSVVELSSIVLGNIDLHTESRPILTDLANKCGETAHLAILDGNHVVYLDKVESKTSNKVPSHLGLHNYAHCTSSGKLILAHSGKHLVDLVIQNGLDPITANTITDPDVFREELNTILKNGYSVSVDEYTIGRTSVSAPVRDHTGKVIAAINLVGPNSRISKLRIQYFASELIHSGNLISERLGYWKR, via the coding sequence ATGATACAAGAACAAGAAAAGCTGCTCTCTTCTGTAAAAAATGCCATTCGAATCCTGCGTGCTTTTAAAATGGATCAACCACAAAAAGGGGTACGTGAGCTGGCGAAAGAGCTTGGATTAGGAAAAAGTAGTGTCCAAAGAATTCTTACAACGCTTGCATCTGAAGGTTTAGTGAATAAAAATAAAGAGACCAATAAATTTGAGCTAGGTCTCTCCGTTGTTGAATTAAGCTCCATTGTCCTAGGCAACATCGATCTGCATACAGAATCACGTCCGATTCTAACCGACCTTGCTAATAAATGTGGGGAAACCGCCCACCTGGCAATCCTAGATGGAAATCATGTGGTCTATTTAGACAAAGTTGAAAGTAAAACTTCGAATAAAGTACCCTCTCACTTAGGATTGCATAATTATGCTCACTGTACGAGTTCAGGAAAGCTTATTCTTGCCCATAGCGGTAAACATCTGGTCGATCTTGTGATTCAAAATGGCCTCGATCCGATCACAGCGAATACGATCACAGACCCAGATGTGTTCCGTGAAGAATTGAACACAATCTTAAAGAACGGCTATTCCGTTAGTGTCGATGAATATACAATTGGACGGACATCCGTGTCAGCTCCAGTGAGAGACCATACTGGAAAAGTCATTGCTGCTATTAATCTAGTAGGACCTAATTCACGAATCTCCAAACTACGGATTCAGTATTTTGCGAGCGAATTAATCCATTCCGGAAACCTAATTTCCGAGAGACTGGGTTACTGGAAAAGGTAA
- a CDS encoding FAD synthetase family protein: MEFIHVTSNNREQTLLRTKPCVVALGFFDGVHLGHQQVIKEAKSAAEEQELPLVIMSFFPHPKEVLSNGEKIIPYLMPMNDKRRIFEKLGADYFYLIEFTKEFAALSPREFVQTYLLGFGAKQVVAGFDFTYGHSGEGNMDTLKSDSDGKIEGIKVDKIEWEGEKISSTLIRHLVLAGEMERIASYLGNDYQSEGRIVFRKKHTEVLLQPHYLLPPPGWYEVTVNLHPETTTHIAVVHDGRITLLQGQGFPYYEWENVRLSWKRVLPKKFVHEEVPRQVFFSSSLVGL, from the coding sequence TTGGAATTCATTCATGTGACGAGCAACAACCGCGAACAAACTCTTTTACGAACAAAGCCCTGTGTGGTGGCTCTAGGATTTTTTGATGGAGTTCATTTAGGTCATCAACAGGTGATAAAAGAGGCAAAAAGTGCTGCGGAAGAACAAGAACTCCCTTTGGTGATTATGAGTTTTTTCCCCCATCCGAAAGAAGTCCTTTCAAACGGGGAAAAAATCATCCCTTATCTTATGCCAATGAACGATAAACGTAGGATTTTTGAAAAATTAGGGGCAGATTATTTTTATTTGATTGAGTTTACGAAAGAATTTGCTGCGTTATCTCCAAGGGAATTTGTTCAAACCTATCTTCTGGGCTTTGGAGCAAAACAGGTGGTAGCAGGTTTTGACTTTACATATGGACACAGTGGAGAAGGCAACATGGATACCCTGAAAAGTGACTCAGATGGAAAAATTGAGGGAATCAAGGTGGATAAAATAGAGTGGGAAGGCGAAAAAATCAGTTCTACTCTCATTCGTCATCTGGTTTTGGCTGGTGAAATGGAAAGGATCGCTTCGTATTTAGGAAATGATTATCAAAGTGAGGGCAGAATTGTTTTCCGTAAAAAACATACGGAGGTCTTACTCCAGCCGCATTATTTGCTTCCGCCTCCAGGTTGGTATGAGGTTACCGTAAACCTTCACCCGGAGACGACCACGCATATCGCGGTCGTTCATGACGGGAGGATTACTTTACTTCAAGGGCAAGGATTTCCTTATTATGAATGGGAAAATGTTCGACTTTCTTGGAAGAGAGTTTTGCCTAAAAAGTTTGTTCACGAAGAAGTTCCAAGACAAGTCTTTTTCAGCTCATCTTTAGTGGGTCTGTGA
- a CDS encoding catechol 2,3-dioxygenase, translating into MTSYQEPIFDVAQLAHVELLSPKLEKSVEFFTRFLGMEVTARTEKSVYLRAYEDFYHNTLIITKSEQAGVGHVAWRATSPQALERRVEEIEKTGLGKGWIDGDIGHGRAYQFTNPDGHLMEILWDVEYYHVEEGLRSKLLNRPSKRPNRGVPVRRLDHINLMTSNPGADTDFMLDTLGFRLREQIQDNGHVLGSWISVSNLVHEIAYMQEPNGVQGKLHHLCYWYGIPQNLYDVADLLKDHGIKIEVPPNKHGVSQAFCMYVIEPGGNRIELFGDAGYIITDPAWKPVVWDMKDVPGNGDTWIGTDFPQSWWTQGTPLTPVKTEEVVKS; encoded by the coding sequence ATGACTTCTTACCAGGAACCAATTTTTGATGTAGCACAGCTTGCTCATGTGGAACTACTTTCTCCGAAGCTTGAAAAATCTGTTGAATTTTTTACAAGATTTCTAGGAATGGAAGTAACGGCTCGTACTGAAAAATCCGTGTACCTTCGTGCTTATGAGGATTTCTATCACAACACGTTAATCATTACAAAATCCGAACAAGCGGGGGTCGGCCATGTTGCTTGGCGTGCCACGTCTCCGCAAGCACTGGAGCGTCGTGTGGAGGAAATTGAAAAGACAGGATTAGGCAAAGGCTGGATTGATGGCGATATCGGACATGGAAGGGCATACCAATTTACAAATCCTGATGGTCATTTAATGGAAATACTTTGGGACGTTGAGTATTACCACGTGGAAGAAGGCCTAAGATCGAAACTATTAAATCGACCATCCAAACGCCCAAATCGTGGCGTGCCGGTTCGCCGCCTAGATCATATTAATCTCATGACTTCGAATCCAGGAGCCGATACGGATTTTATGCTCGATACACTCGGATTTCGATTAAGGGAGCAAATTCAAGATAATGGCCATGTGCTGGGCAGTTGGATTAGTGTTTCCAACCTCGTTCACGAAATAGCCTATATGCAAGAGCCTAACGGAGTTCAAGGTAAGCTGCATCATCTTTGCTACTGGTATGGAATTCCTCAAAATCTTTATGATGTGGCAGATTTGCTTAAAGACCATGGTATTAAAATTGAAGTTCCTCCGAATAAGCATGGAGTCAGCCAAGCGTTCTGTATGTATGTGATTGAACCAGGCGGAAACCGCATCGAATTATTCGGAGATGCTGGTTATATCATAACGGATCCAGCATGGAAGCCGGTGGTTTGGGATATGAAGGACGTTCCTGGCAATGGCGACACTTGGATTGGAACCGATTTCCCACAATCATGGTGGACGCAGGGAACACCGCTCACACCAGTGAAAACAGAGGAAGTCGTGAAGTCATAA
- a CDS encoding flavin reductase family protein, which yields MDDRQFRQAMGKFATGVTVITTEVEGEVHGMTANAFMSVSLDPKLVVISIGERAQMLEKIKKSKKFAVNILSGEQQEYSMIFAGQIKEKREINFDDLAGLPVLTEAIAQVACEVVSEHIEGDHTLFIGKVLGIKLEEGEPLMFFNGQYRSLSPQVSLANK from the coding sequence ATGGATGATCGTCAATTTCGCCAAGCTATGGGAAAATTCGCTACCGGTGTCACGGTCATTACGACTGAAGTAGAAGGAGAGGTGCACGGCATGACGGCTAATGCCTTCATGTCGGTCTCTCTAGATCCAAAGCTAGTGGTGATTTCCATCGGAGAAAGAGCGCAAATGCTCGAAAAAATCAAGAAAAGTAAAAAATTTGCTGTCAATATTTTATCGGGAGAGCAGCAAGAATATTCAATGATCTTTGCTGGTCAAATAAAGGAAAAAAGAGAAATCAATTTCGATGATTTAGCTGGACTCCCTGTTTTAACAGAAGCCATCGCGCAGGTAGCATGCGAAGTGGTAAGTGAACATATCGAAGGAGACCATACCTTATTTATCGGCAAGGTCCTCGGTATTAAGCTTGAAGAGGGAGAACCGCTCATGTTCTTTAATGGACAATATCGCTCTTTATCACCTCAAGTGAGTCTAGCAAATAAGTAG
- a CDS encoding 4-hydroxyphenylacetate 3-hydroxylase N-terminal domain-containing protein yields the protein MYTGKEYLESLNDGRAVYLNGEKIKDVTTHPAYRNSARSYARMYDALHDPATRDILTTTTEFGDRTHKFFKTPTSSQDLLEARDAIAQWAKLSYGFMGRTPDYKASFTGHLNAFGHFYKGFEDNALAWYKKSTKEVPFINHTIINPQVDRSKPLHENKDVFVRAVAERDDGIIVSGAKMVGTASALTHYNFVANYGPKDLGGGDDSHALIFFVPMNAEGLSMISRQSYELNASKNGTPFDYPLSSRFDENDAVIVLDNVFIPWENVLAYRNIEVSNNFAKVSGFIPRYTFHGCTRLAVKLDFMTGLLLKATEGAGTKDFRGVQAKIGEVVALRNMFWGLSTAMATDPEKGPNGLVIPNSYSSSAYRALAPLAWVKIKNIFEQVVAGGLIQLPSSSKDFLNEDLKPYLDTYYRGTGITAEERVKLLKMVWDTIGTEFGGRHELYEVNYGGNHENINMEALFHFEATGAADQQKAFVESALSDYDLNGWTNKTWAGTSEKEAVIK from the coding sequence ATGTACACAGGTAAAGAATATTTGGAAAGTCTCAATGATGGCAGGGCTGTTTATTTAAACGGTGAAAAAATTAAAGATGTTACCACGCATCCCGCTTATCGTAATTCTGCACGCTCATATGCGAGAATGTACGATGCTCTTCATGATCCAGCTACTCGTGATATCTTAACTACAACAACCGAATTTGGAGACAGAACACATAAATTTTTCAAAACTCCTACTAGTTCTCAGGATTTACTAGAGGCAAGAGATGCCATTGCTCAGTGGGCAAAGCTAAGCTATGGATTTATGGGACGTACCCCTGACTACAAAGCTTCTTTCACTGGACACCTAAATGCGTTTGGTCATTTTTATAAAGGTTTTGAAGACAATGCATTGGCATGGTACAAAAAATCAACAAAGGAAGTACCATTCATTAATCATACAATCATTAATCCGCAAGTGGATCGTTCAAAACCTTTACACGAGAATAAAGATGTCTTTGTTCGTGCAGTTGCGGAGCGCGATGACGGAATTATTGTAAGCGGTGCCAAAATGGTTGGAACAGCATCAGCCTTAACTCATTATAACTTTGTAGCGAACTATGGACCAAAAGATTTAGGCGGGGGCGATGATAGTCATGCACTGATCTTCTTCGTGCCGATGAATGCTGAAGGCCTTAGCATGATTAGCCGCCAATCCTACGAATTAAATGCATCCAAAAACGGAACTCCATTTGATTATCCGTTATCTAGCCGCTTTGATGAAAATGATGCGGTAATTGTGCTCGATAATGTATTCATCCCTTGGGAAAATGTGTTGGCTTATCGAAATATTGAGGTTTCGAATAACTTTGCAAAAGTAAGCGGTTTCATTCCGCGCTATACTTTCCATGGTTGTACACGTCTCGCTGTAAAATTAGATTTTATGACCGGGCTGTTATTGAAAGCAACGGAAGGAGCAGGAACGAAAGATTTCCGTGGGGTTCAGGCAAAGATTGGCGAAGTAGTCGCGTTACGAAATATGTTCTGGGGTCTTTCTACCGCCATGGCAACCGATCCTGAAAAAGGGCCAAACGGTTTAGTGATTCCAAACTCTTACTCAAGTTCCGCTTATCGCGCGTTAGCTCCATTGGCTTGGGTGAAGATAAAAAATATCTTTGAGCAAGTCGTGGCCGGTGGGTTAATTCAATTGCCTTCTAGTTCAAAAGATTTCCTCAATGAAGATTTAAAACCTTACTTGGACACGTATTACCGCGGAACAGGAATTACTGCTGAAGAACGTGTGAAATTATTGAAAATGGTTTGGGATACGATCGGCACAGAGTTTGGTGGCCGTCATGAACTATATGAAGTCAACTATGGTGGAAACCATGAAAACATCAATATGGAAGCGTTATTCCATTTTGAGGCAACAGGTGCTGCTGATCAGCAAAAAGCATTCGTTGAGTCTGCATTAAGCGATTATGACCTTAATGGTTGGACAAACAAAACCTGGGCAGGTACATCGGAAAAAGAAGCGGTTATCAAATAG
- a CDS encoding helix-turn-helix domain-containing protein, whose translation MKTLKLNDLLHVRQKNELWFANDERSVFVSTKAFGAMQRDLIENIGINRMKTFFFKYGYQLGVEDAQEVAKNDSLSLLEKIEYGPIIHALKGHAKSHITEKEFEVEGNEVKSFRFKGVWENSYEAEQHLKNFGISQGPVCYTLTGYATGYVTGVLGVNVFFKELQCIGQGAPCCIWEGRLVSEWKEEAEEFFSYSKELPILKELEQTNEKLMLEKNNLALVSKTYNEMTNELIKGNNIESILDILHKQNHLPIVVEDIRQNVLACKGINLEDLESIKATFSEIPDKKQCHSKVGIFSFEKGVSLKTPIYLLGKIVGYCSFLYERERTPKYEIDTMILDRLASICSLLFLKEKTEVESMEQVKGHFLEEIISGKYTQQEIMRKADFIQLDLSDHYHIVVLSYKFLNSCDEKEFTIHKKTFETVSAYFREVENLNVLIGQQPDSLILLITEKHVTQKNMKKTIRSLVAFLKKQLKNALFLAGISSQNRNILEAGVAMEEACSAVRLSSRDEPITLFSDLGMLGILINDQNEQAIKKMIRDHLGVLYENLDKNKLELIETLYHFLEQGGNLDQTAESLALSKSGLRYRLNKIKDLLDCDLRDPQRQFQLMMALKALKIVEHERIKIIQAG comes from the coding sequence ATGAAAACACTAAAACTAAATGACTTATTACATGTGCGCCAAAAGAATGAATTATGGTTTGCAAACGATGAAAGATCTGTTTTTGTTTCAACCAAGGCTTTCGGAGCAATGCAGCGGGATTTAATTGAAAATATTGGGATTAATCGAATGAAAACTTTTTTCTTTAAGTATGGCTATCAATTGGGAGTTGAAGATGCGCAAGAAGTAGCTAAAAATGATTCCTTAAGTTTACTCGAGAAAATCGAATATGGTCCGATTATCCATGCCTTAAAAGGACATGCGAAATCCCACATCACTGAAAAAGAGTTTGAAGTGGAAGGAAACGAAGTTAAATCGTTTCGTTTTAAAGGTGTTTGGGAAAACTCGTATGAAGCTGAACAACATCTTAAAAATTTTGGGATTAGCCAAGGGCCAGTTTGTTATACGTTAACAGGTTATGCCACGGGATATGTTACGGGTGTGCTGGGAGTGAACGTCTTTTTTAAAGAATTGCAATGTATTGGACAAGGAGCACCGTGTTGTATTTGGGAAGGGCGCCTGGTTTCGGAATGGAAGGAAGAGGCGGAGGAATTCTTTTCTTATAGTAAAGAACTGCCGATATTGAAGGAATTGGAGCAAACAAACGAGAAGCTCATGCTGGAAAAAAACAATCTCGCACTTGTGTCAAAAACATATAATGAGATGACCAATGAACTAATCAAAGGCAATAACATCGAGTCAATTCTCGACATTTTACATAAACAAAATCATTTACCGATTGTCGTGGAGGATATTCGTCAAAACGTCTTAGCCTGTAAAGGCATTAACCTAGAAGACTTGGAATCTATTAAAGCTACATTTTCAGAGATTCCAGATAAAAAGCAATGTCATTCCAAAGTGGGTATTTTCTCGTTTGAAAAAGGGGTTAGTCTGAAGACTCCAATCTACCTCTTAGGTAAGATTGTAGGTTATTGTTCATTTCTATACGAACGAGAAAGAACCCCTAAATATGAGATTGACACGATGATTCTTGATCGCTTAGCGTCGATTTGCTCGCTGCTGTTTTTAAAGGAAAAAACAGAAGTGGAATCGATGGAACAAGTGAAAGGTCATTTTCTTGAAGAAATTATTAGCGGGAAATATACGCAACAAGAAATCATGAGGAAAGCGGATTTTATCCAGTTAGATCTTTCCGATCACTATCATATTGTGGTATTGTCTTACAAGTTTTTGAATTCATGTGATGAAAAGGAATTCACTATACATAAAAAAACATTTGAAACGGTGTCTGCTTACTTTCGCGAAGTAGAAAACCTCAATGTGCTAATCGGACAGCAGCCAGATAGCTTAATTCTTTTAATTACCGAGAAACATGTCACGCAGAAAAACATGAAGAAAACAATTCGGTCGTTAGTGGCCTTTTTAAAGAAACAACTAAAAAATGCTCTATTCTTAGCAGGAATAAGCTCACAAAACAGAAACATCCTAGAAGCAGGGGTTGCTATGGAAGAAGCGTGTTCAGCCGTTCGTCTTTCTTCTAGGGATGAACCGATTACGCTATTTAGTGATTTAGGCATGCTTGGAATCTTGATCAATGACCAAAACGAACAAGCCATCAAGAAAATGATCCGAGATCATCTTGGGGTTCTCTACGAAAATCTCGATAAGAATAAACTAGAATTGATTGAAACGCTTTACCATTTTCTTGAGCAAGGCGGAAACTTGGATCAAACAGCGGAATCCCTCGCGCTATCTAAAAGCGGGCTTCGTTACCGTCTTAACAAAATAAAGGATCTTCTTGATTGTGACTTGCGTGATCCTCAAAGACAATTTCAGTTGATGATGGCCTTAAAAGCATTGAAAATCGTTGAGCATGAAAGAATCAAAATAATTCAAGCAGGGTAA
- a CDS encoding amidohydrolase family protein, with translation MIIDCHFHVDETMLTLEKMIEGMDQNGVNKTVLIAPMNETMFELDSRYQHNLQSFFRFLILNVPQLGLPIYNGLVKEGYFNLYGSSYKIFCKPNNDIVAAAIERFSDRFLGWAAVNPLIPDSVDELESYITNPGFIGVKAHPFMHQYSIKSLDQVAALCETKGIPIIIHLSSEPYSYQYLPETYPKLKIIYAHAGLPFWKKLWKYVKDKPNVYVDTSSDYLTPAIVKRAVNVLGYQKVLYGCDGPYGMQKFNEYDYSVKKNWVESLDIPDQQKEYILGKNFLALIGESPSEL, from the coding sequence ATGATAATAGATTGCCATTTTCATGTAGATGAAACCATGCTGACTCTTGAAAAAATGATAGAAGGTATGGACCAAAATGGAGTTAATAAAACGGTGCTGATTGCACCTATGAATGAAACCATGTTTGAGCTGGATAGCCGATACCAACATAATTTGCAGAGTTTTTTCCGTTTTTTAATCTTAAATGTGCCGCAATTGGGCCTTCCAATTTATAATGGGTTGGTAAAGGAAGGATATTTTAATCTATATGGTTCTTCATACAAGATTTTTTGTAAACCCAATAATGATATCGTTGCAGCAGCAATTGAACGATTCTCGGACCGTTTTCTGGGGTGGGCTGCCGTGAACCCACTAATTCCTGATTCAGTTGATGAACTAGAATCCTATATTACTAACCCTGGTTTCATTGGTGTGAAAGCCCATCCGTTTATGCATCAATATAGTATCAAGTCCCTTGACCAGGTTGCTGCACTTTGTGAAACAAAAGGCATTCCTATCATCATTCACCTTTCATCCGAACCATACTCGTATCAATATTTACCCGAAACATACCCTAAACTTAAAATAATTTACGCTCACGCTGGACTTCCTTTTTGGAAAAAACTATGGAAATACGTGAAAGATAAACCTAATGTCTATGTTGACACATCAAGTGACTATCTTACTCCGGCGATTGTAAAGAGAGCAGTAAATGTTCTAGGATATCAGAAAGTGCTATATGGCTGCGACGGACCTTATGGAATGCAAAAATTCAATGAATATGACTATTCAGTAAAGAAAAATTGGGTAGAATCTCTTGATATTCCTGATCAGCAAAAAGAATATATACTGGGTAAAAACTTTTTAGCATTGATTGGTGAGAGTCCATCAGAGCTTTAA